The following proteins are encoded in a genomic region of Nitrospiraceae bacterium:
- the mtgA gene encoding monofunctional biosynthetic peptidoglycan transglycosylase, producing MAKSTTQRRARLILSVVLLVCLPIGAVLFVWLVTLPNVSALKTSNPSTTALMEMRRAQAQDRGHTIERQWKWVPLSRISPHLRRAVVAAEDASFFTHEGFDWEGIKDAAIANLEAGELKRGGSTITQQLAKNLYLSSERSMFRKAREALITRLLEHQLSKDRILELYLNVAEWGIDVYGAEAAARHHFQKSSHDLTAEEAAWLAAILPSPRRYDPIRKSTALSRRYERIIYRMNKYPSSKRATH from the coding sequence ATGGCGAAGTCAACCACGCAACGTCGCGCACGCCTGATTCTCTCCGTCGTCCTCTTGGTGTGCCTTCCCATCGGCGCGGTACTGTTCGTGTGGCTGGTGACGCTGCCCAACGTCTCAGCCCTAAAAACGAGCAACCCGTCAACCACCGCTCTCATGGAGATGCGTCGGGCCCAGGCTCAGGATCGGGGCCACACGATCGAACGCCAATGGAAGTGGGTGCCGCTGTCACGCATCTCGCCCCATCTTCGCCGCGCCGTCGTGGCCGCGGAAGACGCGTCGTTCTTCACGCATGAAGGATTCGATTGGGAAGGTATCAAGGACGCCGCCATCGCCAACCTCGAAGCCGGTGAGCTAAAACGTGGCGGGAGCACCATCACGCAGCAGCTCGCGAAGAACCTGTACCTGTCCTCCGAGCGATCGATGTTCCGCAAGGCGCGAGAAGCTCTGATCACGCGCCTCCTTGAGCACCAACTCAGCAAAGATCGCATCCTCGAGCTGTATCTCAACGTCGCGGAGTGGGGCATCGACGTGTACGGAGCCGAAGCGGCCGCACGCCATCACTTCCAAAAATCTTCACACGACCTCACCGCAGAAGAAGCGGCCTGGTTGGCTGCTATCCTGCCTTCACCACGCCGGTACGACCCCATTCGTAAATCTACCGCCTTGAGCCGACGATACGAACGGATCATCTATCGGATGAACAAGTATCCTTCCTCAAAGCGCGCTACTCATTGA
- a CDS encoding VOC family protein, translated as MSDSILHLAFPTHDVTAAKRFYVEGLGCTLGRESSTAVTFGLAGHQLVAHLVPELQPAQQGIYPRHFGLIFLSKTGWQELADRARGKGLSFYQQPRVRYPGTRIEHHTFFIEDPSRNLLEFKYYTHESAIFGEHEFQHVGDR; from the coding sequence ATGAGTGACAGTATCTTGCACCTGGCATTTCCCACGCATGATGTGACGGCAGCCAAACGTTTCTACGTTGAAGGACTCGGCTGTACCCTGGGCCGCGAATCATCGACCGCCGTGACGTTTGGCCTCGCCGGCCATCAACTCGTGGCGCATCTGGTGCCGGAACTTCAGCCAGCCCAACAGGGGATCTACCCGCGGCATTTCGGCCTGATTTTTCTCTCGAAGACAGGTTGGCAGGAACTGGCTGACCGTGCCAGGGGAAAGGGGCTGTCCTTCTATCAACAACCGCGGGTACGGTATCCCGGGACACGCATCGAGCACCACACGTTCTTCATCGAAGATCCCTCGAGGAATCTACTGGAGTTCAAATACTACACACACGAATCAGCCATCTTCGGCGAGCACGAATTCCAACACGTCGGAGACCGCTAG
- a CDS encoding isoaspartyl peptidase/L-asparaginase family protein, whose amino-acid sequence MILVHGGAGRRPVTPLQTACLAEALATSYVILEEGGPAVCAVERAISLLEASGLFNAGRGSRRQLDGVMRMDASIMDGATLKAGAVASIEGIVHPISAAKLVMEKTKHVLLVGPSATRFARYFHLERHTQRKASRLPRLARPVSAAAIKTTLLYRMMARKESGSIERHGTVGAVALDGRGTVAAGASTGGIDSMLPGRVGDTPLIGCGVYADNRSGAVSMTGLGEGIIRLAMAKTICDRLASGASPAVAAQQILRQLVSRLQGSAGLLVLASNGRFAIRHVTPCMAAGWWDGKRKPSVQGRFR is encoded by the coding sequence GTGATCCTCGTTCATGGCGGCGCCGGTCGCCGACCCGTCACTCCATTACAGACAGCCTGTCTTGCCGAGGCGTTAGCCACGAGCTACGTCATCCTTGAGGAGGGGGGGCCGGCCGTCTGCGCAGTCGAACGTGCGATCAGCCTGTTGGAAGCTTCCGGCCTTTTCAATGCCGGGCGGGGGTCACGCCGCCAGCTAGATGGCGTGATGCGGATGGACGCATCGATTATGGATGGCGCTACCTTGAAGGCGGGGGCGGTGGCTTCGATCGAAGGAATCGTGCATCCCATTTCCGCAGCCAAGTTGGTCATGGAGAAGACGAAGCATGTGTTGCTTGTCGGGCCTTCGGCCACCCGGTTTGCTCGGTACTTCCACCTTGAGCGTCATACACAGAGGAAGGCGTCCCGCCTGCCACGTCTCGCTCGGCCTGTCTCCGCTGCGGCCATCAAAACGACGCTCCTCTACCGCATGATGGCGAGAAAAGAGTCCGGATCGATAGAACGGCATGGCACGGTGGGAGCCGTGGCTTTAGATGGAAGAGGAACGGTTGCAGCCGGAGCTTCCACGGGAGGCATTGATTCAATGCTTCCGGGGCGAGTCGGCGATACCCCTCTGATCGGCTGCGGAGTTTACGCCGATAATCGGAGCGGGGCCGTGTCCATGACGGGACTCGGTGAGGGCATCATTCGTCTTGCCATGGCCAAGACAATCTGCGATCGTTTGGCCTCCGGGGCAAGTCCCGCAGTGGCTGCGCAACAGATCTTGCGTCAGTTAGTATCCAGGCTCCAGGGTTCGGCAGGACTGTTGGTTTTAGCCTCGAACGGCCGCTTCGCAATTCGCCACGTCACGCCCTGTATGGCGGCAGGATGGTGGGATGGGAAAAGAAAGCCCAGCGTCCAAGGACGATTTCGATGA
- the dtd gene encoding D-aminoacyl-tRNA deacylase, with the protein MKAVIQRVSYASVEVSGQIVGRIETGLLVLLGVAKGDAEADSRYLVEKIRTMRIFSDQQGKMNRSLADVGGSVLVVSQFTLLGRTTNGRRPSFDDAASPDDAKRLYERVVTDLRVLGTKVETGQFAAHMRVELLNDGPVTFILDSRGTTERSS; encoded by the coding sequence ATGAAGGCGGTCATCCAGCGTGTGAGTTACGCGTCGGTCGAGGTGTCCGGTCAGATCGTTGGGCGCATCGAAACAGGTCTGCTGGTTTTGCTCGGGGTGGCCAAAGGAGATGCTGAGGCAGATTCTCGCTATCTGGTCGAGAAGATCCGAACGATGCGGATCTTCTCGGACCAACAAGGCAAGATGAATCGATCGTTGGCGGATGTCGGCGGGTCTGTTCTGGTCGTCTCGCAGTTCACCTTGCTCGGCAGGACCACCAATGGCCGCCGCCCGAGTTTCGATGATGCCGCGTCCCCTGATGATGCCAAACGTCTCTACGAACGGGTGGTGACGGATCTACGGGTACTGGGAACCAAGGTCGAGACCGGACAGTTTGCCGCGCACATGCGTGTCGAGCTGCTCAACGATGGCCCAGTGACCTTCATCCTCGACAGTCGAGGGACAACCGAACGCAGTTCGTGA
- a CDS encoding methylated-DNA--[protein]-cysteine S-methyltransferase, whose translation MIFMTPWGWMGISETKRGIDAIVLPKPSRAAVESILRSSDDKPIDSRTSERLQAARIQVTEYLRRTRQGFDLPLDLSQGTPFQRQVWRTLQRVPYGKLRSYQWIAARVGGRPYARAVGNAVGANPVPIMIPCHRIVAHDGGLGGFSGGLSVKRKLLTLEGTLSQLRS comes from the coding sequence ATGATTTTTATGACCCCTTGGGGTTGGATGGGAATTTCAGAAACGAAGCGAGGGATTGATGCGATTGTCTTGCCCAAACCATCCCGCGCTGCAGTGGAGTCGATCCTTCGATCCTCCGATGATAAACCGATCGACTCTCGAACGTCGGAACGGTTGCAAGCCGCGCGGATTCAGGTAACCGAGTACTTGCGCCGGACGCGCCAAGGCTTCGATCTCCCGCTCGATCTATCGCAGGGGACGCCGTTTCAGCGTCAGGTCTGGCGCACGTTGCAACGAGTCCCCTACGGCAAGCTTCGTTCCTATCAATGGATCGCTGCACGCGTGGGAGGTCGGCCGTACGCCCGAGCTGTGGGAAATGCCGTGGGGGCAAATCCTGTTCCGATCATGATTCCGTGCCACCGGATTGTCGCGCACGATGGCGGGCTGGGTGGCTTTTCGGGAGGATTGTCTGTGAAGCGAAAATTGCTGACCCTTGAAGGAACCCTGTCTCAGCTCAGATCGTAA
- the murJ gene encoding murein biosynthesis integral membrane protein MurJ, whose amino-acid sequence MADPAVSSTSPDQSQDENHSVVDAAGMIGVATFSSRILGFIRDMVLAQLFGATPAADAFFVAYRIPNLLRELFAEGSMSSAFIPVFTEYQTLKSKRDAWELASAVFTTLLTIVTGITLIGIVVASGIVWLFAPGFHDEPMKLEMTTLLTRIMFPYLIFISLAALAMGILNSLRAFAAPAFSPVFFNIVIISCAYFLSPVLPEPIVGVAIGVVAGGAAQFAMQLPGLKSRGMLFGLRYEPGHPGVRRIGWLMVPSLLGLSVTQINITVSTVLSSFFAGGPTYLFYGMRLIQFPLGIFGVALATAILPTLSSQAARKALDELRTTLGFGLRMILFIIVPAMLGLILLRQPIVHLFFEHGSFTHNDTVMTATAVLCYAVGLWAFAGVRIIVSAFYSLQDTKTPAITAAVSVGANVVFSLIFMRALGAAGLALATALAAMLNGAILVAVLDRRLGGVDWLSIGYASLRAIGASVPLTLACWWVAGAQVWGHPGEWIAKVVMLFVAIGLSMTGYLGVHALLRSEELDVVWRMVQRKIGRTGRSESNGPARK is encoded by the coding sequence ATGGCTGATCCCGCCGTAAGCTCCACGTCACCCGACCAAAGCCAGGACGAGAATCATTCGGTGGTCGACGCCGCCGGGATGATCGGTGTCGCAACATTCTCCAGTCGTATTCTCGGGTTCATTCGGGACATGGTTCTCGCCCAGCTCTTCGGCGCGACACCCGCAGCCGACGCCTTCTTCGTGGCCTACCGGATCCCGAACCTGTTGCGTGAATTGTTTGCCGAAGGATCGATGTCTTCCGCCTTTATCCCGGTTTTCACCGAATATCAGACTCTCAAGTCAAAGCGGGACGCATGGGAATTGGCGAGCGCGGTGTTCACGACCCTGCTCACGATCGTCACCGGGATCACCCTCATTGGCATTGTCGTTGCGTCCGGCATCGTCTGGCTGTTCGCACCTGGCTTCCATGACGAACCAATGAAGCTGGAGATGACAACGCTGCTTACGCGGATCATGTTTCCCTATTTGATTTTCATCAGCCTAGCTGCACTGGCGATGGGCATTCTGAACTCTCTGCGGGCCTTCGCGGCTCCGGCGTTTTCTCCGGTGTTTTTCAACATTGTCATCATCAGCTGTGCGTACTTTCTGTCGCCGGTGCTGCCGGAACCGATCGTCGGTGTTGCCATCGGTGTTGTGGCCGGCGGGGCTGCTCAATTCGCCATGCAACTGCCTGGGCTCAAGTCGCGCGGGATGCTGTTCGGGCTCCGGTATGAGCCGGGTCATCCGGGGGTGCGACGAATCGGCTGGCTCATGGTACCGTCGTTGTTGGGTTTGTCCGTCACGCAAATCAATATTACGGTGAGCACGGTGCTTTCGTCCTTCTTTGCCGGCGGGCCCACTTATTTGTTCTACGGGATGCGCCTGATTCAATTCCCCCTCGGGATCTTCGGCGTGGCCCTGGCGACCGCGATTCTGCCGACGCTGTCTTCACAGGCGGCTCGTAAGGCGTTGGATGAATTGCGAACGACCTTGGGGTTCGGCCTCCGCATGATTCTGTTTATCATTGTGCCCGCGATGCTGGGCTTGATCCTGTTGCGCCAGCCGATTGTTCATCTGTTTTTCGAGCACGGTTCGTTCACCCACAATGATACGGTCATGACTGCCACGGCCGTCTTGTGTTATGCGGTGGGTCTGTGGGCGTTTGCCGGTGTTCGGATCATCGTCTCGGCGTTCTATTCTTTACAAGATACGAAGACGCCTGCGATCACGGCAGCGGTATCGGTGGGAGCCAACGTGGTGTTCTCCCTGATCTTCATGCGGGCGTTGGGCGCGGCCGGCCTTGCGCTCGCAACGGCACTGGCGGCGATGCTGAACGGTGCGATTCTCGTGGCAGTGCTGGACCGTCGATTGGGGGGCGTCGACTGGTTGTCCATTGGCTACGCGTCTCTTCGTGCCATAGGCGCCTCCGTTCCGTTGACTCTGGCATGCTGGTGGGTCGCAGGGGCGCAAGTCTGGGGTCATCCGGGTGAATGGATCGCGAAGGTCGTGATGCTGTTCGTGGCGATTGGATTAAGTATGACAGGCTATCTCGGCGTCCATGCCCTACTGCGGTCGGAGGAATTGGACGTGGTATGGAGGATGGTTCAGCGTAAAATTGGTCGAACGGGAAGGAGCGAGAGCAATGGCCCAGCAAGGAAATAA
- a CDS encoding PilZ domain-containing protein, with translation MASRIGLDLPKHPMDRREHLRIPVRLYLSFSGGKVRGEGTVLDISVGGCIIKSETQVHPNDIFYLQLTLDESEPPLEVAAMVRSVSARGIAFKFLRAAQENKRLLAFVQTRTSDHHEKSPMKVGVAG, from the coding sequence ATGGCTTCCCGAATCGGGCTCGACCTTCCCAAGCACCCGATGGATCGCCGCGAACATCTCCGAATTCCCGTACGGCTCTATTTGTCGTTTTCAGGAGGGAAGGTTCGTGGGGAGGGGACGGTCTTGGACATCTCCGTGGGCGGATGCATTATCAAGAGTGAGACGCAGGTCCATCCGAACGACATTTTCTATCTGCAGTTAACGCTCGACGAGAGCGAACCTCCGCTCGAAGTGGCCGCGATGGTCCGATCCGTGAGCGCCCGAGGAATCGCATTCAAGTTTCTCCGCGCCGCGCAGGAAAATAAGCGACTTCTGGCGTTCGTCCAAACCCGAACCTCAGACCACCACGAAAAATCTCCGATGAAAGTCGGCGTTGCCGGCTGA
- a CDS encoding cupredoxin domain-containing protein, with product MRAARTHFIQVVAFVVGMTLASCDGDSQTVRITAQDFRFTPVTVHLTAASPIRLTIVNEGREPHEFESSLLAHRVDGSSGSSTSLRVAPNQRTDVMIRTIPGTYIFYCRIRGHANMSGTIVVE from the coding sequence ATGCGCGCTGCTAGAACTCACTTCATTCAGGTCGTGGCCTTCGTCGTGGGGATGACATTGGCGAGTTGCGACGGAGACTCCCAGACGGTGCGCATTACGGCGCAGGATTTCCGGTTCACCCCGGTCACGGTTCACCTGACGGCCGCATCGCCGATCCGTCTCACGATCGTCAACGAAGGGCGCGAACCCCACGAGTTCGAGAGTTCTCTCCTCGCACACCGTGTTGACGGGTCGAGTGGGAGTTCGACGAGCTTGCGCGTGGCTCCGAATCAACGGACAGATGTAATGATTCGCACCATTCCCGGCACCTACATTTTCTATTGCAGAATCCGGGGTCATGCCAATATGAGCGGCACGATTGTCGTTGAATAG
- a CDS encoding NAD(P)/FAD-dependent oxidoreductase — protein sequence MSIQENNRDVMVVQAGIAGLTATKFAGETAEISCRCAIVVLDGAQTSGGKTLVSAAGWCNVTHETVKPTHWLGDHHITNNGLAAFPAQISCRGNCWLRRANRLGQFLMDLGDGIPR from the coding sequence ATGTCTATTCAGGAGAACAATCGCGATGTGATGGTTGTTCAAGCAGGAATAGCGGGGCTCACGGCCACCAAATTTGCCGGGGAAACAGCTGAGATATCATGCCGATGCGCGATCGTCGTGTTGGATGGCGCGCAGACCAGTGGGGGCAAGACTTTGGTTTCGGCCGCCGGCTGGTGCAACGTGACGCATGAGACGGTCAAGCCGACACATTGGCTCGGCGATCACCACATCACTAACAATGGACTGGCGGCGTTTCCGGCTCAGATATCTTGTCGGGGAAATTGTTGGTTGCGACGGGCGAATCGGCTGGGTCAATTTTTAATGGATCTGGGTGATGGGATTCCTCGCTAA
- the xth gene encoding exodeoxyribonuclease III: protein MKVATFNVNSLRKRLSIVLDWMEKQKPDVLCLQETKVQDNEFPLLALAPSGYEITFRGMKSYNGVAVLSRCKPESIAYGLDDGGEPDEARIIRVVIQGIPIINTYVPQGFEIDSPKYVYKLEWYKRLRQYFETHLSPTERAIWLGDMNVAPRPIDVHSPEKHLKHVCYHEDARKAYEHTVAWGFQDVFVKLHPDRRQYTFWDYRAPGSLEANKGWRIDHILATAPLAEKCVRIEVDVEPRRAKDPSDHTFLWAEFSV, encoded by the coding sequence ATGAAAGTCGCCACCTTCAACGTGAATTCGCTCCGGAAACGATTATCCATTGTGCTCGATTGGATGGAGAAGCAGAAGCCCGATGTGCTCTGCCTACAGGAGACAAAAGTTCAGGACAACGAGTTTCCGTTGCTGGCCTTGGCTCCTTCTGGATACGAGATCACGTTTCGAGGGATGAAATCGTACAACGGTGTGGCGGTCCTCAGTCGATGCAAACCGGAATCGATCGCGTACGGATTGGATGACGGCGGAGAGCCGGACGAGGCGCGGATCATCCGGGTAGTGATTCAAGGAATTCCGATTATCAATACATACGTCCCGCAGGGATTTGAGATTGACTCACCGAAGTATGTCTACAAACTAGAGTGGTACAAACGGCTGCGACAGTATTTCGAAACGCATCTGTCGCCGACAGAGCGGGCAATCTGGCTGGGCGATATGAACGTCGCGCCCAGACCGATCGATGTGCACAGTCCCGAGAAACATCTTAAACACGTCTGCTACCACGAGGACGCGAGAAAAGCGTATGAGCACACAGTCGCGTGGGGATTCCAGGATGTTTTTGTGAAGCTCCATCCGGATCGACGACAGTACACGTTCTGGGATTACCGCGCTCCCGGATCACTGGAAGCGAATAAGGGATGGCGCATCGACCATATTCTGGCAACCGCGCCGCTGGCTGAGAAGTGTGTCAGGATAGAAGTGGACGTTGAGCCACGGCGAGCGAAAGACCCCTCAGATCATACGTTTTTATGGGCAGAGTTTTCGGTCTAA